In one Candidatus Nitronereus thalassa genomic region, the following are encoded:
- a CDS encoding Rrf2 family transcriptional regulator yields the protein MLKFSKKADYALLALQYMASVQGGGEVQPRVVNTKEIAEEHFMPVELLAKVLQTLARQQIIESHHNGPKGGYVLGREAKDITIAQVLEAIEGPLGITDCYHEKDQSSCDQMDRCNIRTPLLKIQESIYALLNGMSIEDMLLDESPLIIVESLKPQGVNS from the coding sequence GTGCTGAAGTTTTCGAAAAAAGCTGATTATGCTCTCTTGGCATTACAGTATATGGCGTCCGTCCAAGGTGGCGGGGAGGTGCAGCCACGCGTCGTGAATACCAAGGAAATTGCGGAAGAACATTTCATGCCCGTGGAATTATTAGCCAAGGTTCTTCAAACTTTGGCGCGGCAACAAATTATTGAAAGTCATCACAATGGACCAAAAGGGGGGTATGTATTGGGCCGAGAGGCTAAGGACATCACCATCGCTCAGGTATTAGAAGCCATCGAAGGACCATTAGGCATTACTGACTGTTACCACGAAAAAGACCAGTCGTCCTGTGACCAAATGGATCGCTGTAACATTCGAACCCCCTTGCTCAAAATTCAAGAAAGTATTTATGCCTTACTAAATGGCATGTCGATTGAAGATATGTTGCTAGACGAATCGCCTTTAATCATCGTCGAATCTTTAAAGCCACAAGGAGTGAACTCATGA
- a CDS encoding 2Fe-2S iron-sulfur cluster-binding protein, with amino-acid sequence MGGSNPYIEQFEAKVATEAYTVTFKCHDQNTVVNVDPSRIPYGPTGQPGSILDIAMGAGIDVEHACGGVCACSTCHVIVKEGLDTCNEATDDELDQLDEAPAITLQSRLACQCVPDGSQNLLVEIPEWNKNLVKESH; translated from the coding sequence ATGGGTGGAAGCAATCCCTACATAGAACAGTTCGAGGCTAAAGTCGCAACCGAGGCATATACCGTGACCTTTAAATGCCATGATCAAAATACTGTCGTGAATGTAGATCCAAGTAGAATCCCGTACGGTCCAACTGGGCAACCAGGAAGCATCCTAGACATTGCCATGGGAGCTGGAATCGATGTGGAACATGCCTGTGGGGGAGTATGCGCTTGTTCCACCTGTCATGTAATTGTGAAAGAAGGCTTGGATACCTGTAATGAAGCCACTGACGATGAGTTGGATCAATTAGATGAAGCACCGGCCATTACGCTGCAATCTCGCCTTGCCTGCCAATGCGTCCCTGACGGGTCACAAAATTTGCTTGTGGAAATCCCGGAATGGAATAAAAACCTCGTAAAAGAAAGTCATTAA
- a CDS encoding pyruvate ferredoxin oxidoreductase: MYNVAQVTEEKCVAKKGCRLCIMYCPEANCLDLNTERMVAEVVINRCKGCELCKVVCDAAKHEAIEMLAVGADGILMNKAGEAAELGQAYQG, translated from the coding sequence ATGTATAATGTAGCGCAAGTAACCGAAGAAAAGTGCGTAGCTAAAAAGGGCTGCCGGTTGTGTATTATGTATTGCCCGGAAGCCAATTGTTTAGATCTCAATACTGAAAGAATGGTGGCAGAGGTCGTCATTAATCGATGTAAGGGCTGCGAGCTGTGTAAGGTAGTATGTGATGCGGCTAAACACGAAGCGATTGAAATGCTCGCCGTCGGTGCCGATGGTATTCTTATGAACAAAGCTGGTGAAGCTGCTGAATTAGGGCAGGCCTATCAAGGTTAA
- a CDS encoding 2-oxoacid:acceptor oxidoreductase family protein: MIKTRINIRMSGLGGQGAVTAAHVMAMAASRDGKYAISNPFFGAEKRMAPAESYCRIGVKRIYDRGELVFPDVIEVFHPQVITLGKSYTMPFYSGIKEGGVVIINSDMPLLSDEDVKTLKDLNVSVFYIAGTQVALEVAGTELSTNMTMIGSVAGITKCVSLEALDGALQERFGKKFVASGGTATLDEAIKKKFAKKEMLLKKNLDTVIRAYEMGSEWAAKNNVELAVAAA, encoded by the coding sequence ATGATTAAGACTAGAATCAATATTCGAATGTCAGGCCTTGGAGGGCAAGGTGCGGTGACCGCAGCCCATGTGATGGCGATGGCCGCCTCCCGTGACGGGAAGTATGCGATCTCTAATCCATTTTTTGGTGCTGAAAAGCGTATGGCACCAGCCGAGAGTTATTGTCGGATCGGTGTGAAACGAATTTATGATCGTGGGGAGCTGGTGTTTCCTGATGTGATTGAGGTGTTCCATCCGCAGGTGATTACGTTAGGGAAAAGCTACACCATGCCGTTTTACTCAGGAATTAAAGAAGGCGGAGTCGTAATCATTAACTCTGACATGCCGCTTCTTTCAGATGAAGATGTGAAGACATTAAAAGATTTGAACGTTTCGGTGTTTTATATTGCTGGGACTCAGGTCGCTTTGGAAGTCGCGGGAACCGAGCTTTCGACCAATATGACTATGATTGGGTCTGTGGCGGGAATCACGAAATGTGTATCTTTGGAAGCGTTAGATGGCGCACTTCAAGAACGGTTTGGGAAAAAGTTTGTAGCTTCAGGTGGAACGGCGACGTTAGATGAAGCCATCAAAAAGAAGTTTGCCAAAAAAGAAATGCTGTTAAAGAAAAATTTAGACACTGTCATACGTGCCTACGAGATGGGCAGTGAATGGGCAGCGAAAAATAATGTTGAACTGGCCGTCGCAGCGGCATAA